In Paralichthys olivaceus isolate ysfri-2021 chromosome 12, ASM2471397v2, whole genome shotgun sequence, the genomic window ACCTCAACCATAGACCCTAACCCTGCCCTAAcctaaaactaaatttaaaacatgtctttaccttaaatgtaattattgaaATTATTAGGTCATGCTCTTtgtcacacaaaacacatttctaccttgaatacacacacacaggttcccacaggactttgcattgacttcaaTTCATTCTGGACAGTAACTAACTTATCCCTAAGCTTAactaaccacaattcacatgtTACCCCCAATACACACAaccacatacacagacacagacacacacacacagacacacacacagacacacacagacacacacacactcactgtgacaGCTTGTTGCTGAACATTATTTCTGTTAGGACTGAAACAATGAGCCCAGTTTAATAGtgaacagagatgaaaacagatcACAGTGTTACAACCATAGACTATATAAAGACAGTTACAACAGACCGGACCTGCCACCAGAAGACGCTGTGTATCTTTAACGACACAACCTGCAGCCACAGactcctgctgcaggagctgctgctgtctgctgctgccacactgaCCCTTTACCACACCAACATGCACCTGCTTTATTTCAATATGTTTACTGCAGCTTTACATCAGGCTTCCGCTCGGGTTTGACCCTGACAGCCACAGATTGTGTAAGTTAGATTCTGCTTACTCATCATAACCATTTTGGAACTGAAGAGCAACAAACTGGATGAACAAAAGATGTTGCTTTATCCTGAAATATTCACTGATATGTAAATATACTGATCATTAAAATAAGctgtttgcacttaaataaTATAGACTGCATTTAACATATcctacagcaacaacaacaataatgtgaaattgttttaacacttttttGCTCTAAAATAATTGCCTTCATTTcacgttttatttttattaaaacgaCGTAGAAATAATCTGATGGCTGTGAGTAAAAGTGATATTTTCCTCTCCAGCTATATTTCTCTTCTCACGCCTCTACGTACATTTGTAGAAAAGAGATATGATGCTATACCATCAAGGTAAGATGCTGCTGGAGGCTCGTGCTTCAACACCTTTAACCTTCACACGAGAGCCTCTCCTCCTCAagactgttgttttgtttatttgttctgtgtgtgtgtgtgtgtgtgtgtgtgtgtgtgtgtgtgtgtgtgtgtgtgtatatgtgtgtacacgtgtgaaTTAAGGTAATgatatcaaaagaaaaaaaaaactagggGGGGTTGTTAATCATTTACGCAGCTACTTAACACGCggatgtgtatttatttacttatcaGTATCAGTCAATTTCCCTCCCCGCAAGTGCACTTTTGCATGTCTGAGTACGATAAGGCATAACACAAACAATCCTGCAATCACTGGAGGCCTCTCATGGCCATTAAAAGTCAGTAGTTCAACCGAGGAGTGGTTCTCCAACTCTCAAGTCCATACAGGCCTCCTTTCATCAAGAGCCTCTCGTAAACATCACTACAGTTAATAAAGTGCATTGTGGTCACTGCGAACTCGAGGTGCGGCCGCGCGTTTATCAGCGACCAGCAACAAGTCGCCAAATCCAGATGTggcagctggagctggagcgggagctggagcaggagcgCGCACATCACCGCCTGCAGCCGAGCGTTCCTCTCATGCCGTGGTTACAGTGCGAGGGGAGCACATGTCTTGGAAGTGAAATTACGCACGGAGAAAGGAGGCTAGAGCTGTTTTGTATTGTTGCCGATGCCCCGCCTCTGATGGTAGCCTTAAACCTGGCACCCAGCTAAAACAAACCAAAGCCAGCACCGAGCTCCCACTCGATCCAATTAAGGCGGACTTGAGGCGCTCTCCTACGTGTTCATCTACCAGGATCGACGTTGAGACAACAGGAACCAGAGGAGCTTTGGccaaaagaagagaggaaaaaaaagagaaggagagattgCCTTGCCTTCTAATTTCTCCCTCTCCAGCCCCAGAACAATGTCGATGAGCCCTAAGCATACGACACCTTTTTCTGTTTCCGATATCTTGAGTCCCCTCGAGGAGAGCTATAAGAAATTAAGCATGGAGAATAACAACTTGGGGGCACCGCTCACTTCTTACCGGCAGCCACAGGTTTCTCAGGCGGCGATGCAGCAGCACCACATGGGCCACAATGGGACTGTGTCTGCGGCTTACCACATGACTGCGGCAGGTGTCTCTCAGCTGTCACACACGGCCATGGGGGGCTACTGTAACGGCAACCTGGGCAACATGGGCGACCTGCCGTCGTACCAGGACGGCATGAGGGGCAGCGCCACGGCCACCGGCTGGTACGGAGCCAACCCAGACCCGCGCTTCTCTACCAGTGAGTATCCCGCACCTGTGCTTTGACTCCGGCTTTGAGTTGCGACTTCTCTTGGGTGAATTTAGCTTATGGTGCAGCGTTTCTGTCAACCGTGCGTATTTACGCGCTAAAGCAGAGGACTCTCCATATCACTCTAGTCTAGATTtccatattttttattattcaattaCTCTAAAATAAAGCTCAACAAAAGTTGATTTAATTCATGGAGGAcaacatctgtaaaaaaaaaaaagtctcactACAGGAGCGTGGCTGATAAAATGTCCCTTTAAGCTTTGCGCGTTTATTCAAGATAATGTATTAACCTGTGTCGACTCTTTCATCGCATTAAACCAACAGTAATGTGCCGTCACTGGTGAACTTTAGCTGCACTtgttatttaatataatttgtcACTTGTGTATTTATGAATCTGGACTTTGACGCgcattgtgtgtttgacatttatGGATGAGGCACCTGCCTCTGATCGTTTCTCCTTCTTCTGCTCAGCTGTTTGTCAAAATGCgtaatgttgttgtgttgcactttataattattaatgtttGACTGAGGGTtaggaaattaaaatgtataattgtaTCAATCAAAATCTTTCCCTGAACTTAAAACCAGAATTCTCTGTTATGTTCCTCATAAACACAGGTTTGTTGAATCAGtcatttcattgtatttgtgttctttttcttcttagTTTCTCGCTTCATGGGTTCGTCGTCGGGCATGAACATGGGCAGCATGGGCAGCCTCAGCTCCCTGGCGGACGTGGGTAAAGGCATGGGCTCTCTGTCCAGCACCCCGCGGAGAAAGAGGCGAGTGCTGTTCTCCCAGGCGCAGGTGTACGAGCTGGAGCGGCGCTTCAAGCAGCAGAAATACCTGTCGGCGCCGGAGAGGGAGCACCTGGCGAGCATGATCCACCTCACCCCGACCCAGGTGAAAATCTGGTTCCAGAACCACCGCTACAAGATGAAGAGGCAGGCCAAAGACAAAGTGTCccagcagcagatgcagcagGACGGGGGCTcctgccagcagcagcagcagcagcagtccccGCGGAGGGTGGCCGTGCCGGTGCTGGTGAAGGACGGTAAGCCGTGCCAAGGCACCGGCCACACGCCCACATCCTCCGCACAGACTCACCACCAGCAAGGGGGCAACGTCATGATCATGTCCAACAACACGTCCAGCCTCGGGCAGCACCAGGGCCAGCAGGTGGGAAGCACGGGCCACTCTCCGGACCTGGCTCCGCACTCCTCCAGTCCTCCGTCGCTGCAGGGCCAAGTGCCCGGCCTGTCGCACCTCAACTCCCCCGGCTCAGAGTACGGCTCGGCCCTGCAGTGTTCCGCCCTGTTGTACGGCAGGACGTGGTGACAAGAGGCGGCCGCTCAGAGTTCACACCTCGTCAGGACTTCGAGTTTCACCGTGTAAATGTGCGCATTTGAAAAAGAAGCTCCTCTTGCGTTTCCACCTTTTggaaaagaacaaagaaaaaagacgCGTGACGCAcgtggaagaaaaacagaaatgttccTGAAACTGCGGAAGTTGAAGGTCTTGggatttatttatgtaaattatATTGAGACAAGAGAAGAATCACATAAAACCgcagaaagagaagaagtgaaGCTGGACAGGGAGGACCGCAGAAAACCGGGTGCTGTTCGATTCCccctcacaaacaaacacttgatgATTTATGATAGAATTTAATGTAAGCCGTAGATCTAGCTTGTATATTTCTGTAAGAGGTTTGGATTTTAGCTCTCTGTTGTACAAAGTTTTTGACGCTATTGACGGTTTGTTGTCGTTTCATTGGTATTTGTAcgttttatttctttgtaacTTATATAGATATTTGACTTACTACAGAACAGTCCTATTAATAAATTATGGAAACACGACAGCTATAAGCTTTTTCTTGTGGAACATATTTTACGCACAGACCTAGAAACAGGTCTTTGGAACCATCAGggaattatttattattaccatcatcatcatttttatttttataataattattatttcgTTTAATCGATGAATatttgtcctcttttttttcaggaGGTATTTTCTCTCTGGTTCATTGTGataattcacttttaaaatgcagatgcaggttttctgtttttgctgaaCGAGCTCAAGTTTTGCAAAGTGACgaaacaaaaatatgaaaccAAAACTCAGACTCCAATTCTGACATGACGGTTAAATAGTGGAGCCTTTTCCTCAGgtttctcctcacacacacctcagtgttATCGTGCAGCTCACACATGCCCTGCAGAGTAAACTcagcctctttcttttctcgtcctttctgtgtgtgtgtgtgtgtgtgtgtgtgtgtgtgtgtgtgtgtttggtgtgtgagTCAGAAAAGGTGAGGTCTCTCAGCTCCGACATCAAACACACTCGCAGCTTATCGATGAACACCCCTGAAGTATTCTGCTCAAACAGCCGCTCTGCTATCAGCCGCTTTATCAATAATCTATCAGGGAATTGTAAAGAGGCGGCGGAGCCTGATTGTGTCAATAACACACATCTTTTGAAAAGTTAACCTATAAACTGTCAATGcaagaatgaaaaacaagtaattcatgttttattaattcatttataattattatatattggtAAATTATTGTCCAATTAATAGACACGTGTCTTAATGTTAAATCATATGTCTTCTTGCGACGGAGGTAAAGACAGGAGATTTTCATTGTTGTCACGTGTCCTGAAGTTTTAATTTCCAGTAGTTTTCCgcctggattttttttttttttttttacatttctagattcaaatattttttcttcatttaaaaaaaaaatccatcataAAAGCAAATTATTTTTGATCATTTGCTACTTTTGTAAACTTAATCTCTGAAAATCTAATCAACTAAACTTGTTTggggacattttttaaatttgatttttcaattcaattttgcTTGTACAGCTCCAAATCACATACATTGCATTTATAGGtcacacattatctcaaggccaATCAGGCCACTGCTTTTCTTACTGTTAGACTGCTTTGTAAAGTCGAGGCCTGACAGAGTTATAGAGAAACACGACGAGCTATGATTTAGACCTAAAACGAGAAAGCAAACGTTCCTCAATCGGTTGACCTACATCTACTACTAACGAGTTAAATAGcatcatcattataataataataatcctaatAATTTTAATAATGGTCCAATTTGTTTTTGCTACAAATAGGCctaataaaatgtgattaatcaCCAGGTGTATGTTccaaatcagaatcagaatcaggatTGTGTTCGgataaaaaaacagagatgtgtttttttatttattatgaataATCAGGATTATTTAAAGTGCAGTGAATTCTTCTCTCACTTGCAGCTGCATTAATGCTCCAGGACCAGTTTGGACCTGACTCGTGTTGCCTCTGAATCCtgtctcctctttctgtttcctgGTATTTTAAATTTGGGAAATTACATTTGACCTACTACTGAGTTAAAATGGTTCTTTatcccttttttttatttatttgtttcggcctcagtgtgtgtgtctcctacTGAGAGGTTGTGATTTTTCTTGACTGGATAATTTCTTTGAaacactcatttttattttagacacgcagctttaaaaaagaagaagaagttcaaTAATTTGAAAGGAAATGTGAGATTCTTCTAGACTCACGTGTCTTTGCCACCGAGCAGATCAAACTCCTCTGAGGAATCTCACCAGCATCACAAACCATCTTCTATGAGGCGTTTCGCTGCGCCTGTTTTGTTGGGGACAGAAGTGAGAAGTTTGGGATTACATTACCATGTCTTTGGCGCCGTGTGTGGTCTTTGTGTGCAGCGTGTAGCTGTTGAGAATGACTTGTTGGAAGCGTGTGTGCTCTCATCGCTTCCTTTTATAGAATCCCACAGTGCAGCTCCACAAGTCCTCCTGGCTTTATGCTGGGCTGCTCTCCCTGAAGCCCAAGCAATTAGTCGCTAATCTCCAGGTAATCATATTTGAGTTAGTGACGGGCTGCATGTGAATTTCACTCGTCGCTTTAGCCTCAGTTTCACTTTCTGGGATTATATATGCGCCTGTTGTCAGTGTCCGTGGAATGAAGTCAGTGtgcaaagagaaaatgaaatacgGCTGCGTCTTAAAAAGTTGAGGCTGCAAAAAGAGCTGATTTAAATCCTCATGGAATTTAAGAATACAAATctctaaatatttcatttttatttaattttcccttttaaagtattaaagtattttttttttcctttttgaaaaTTAAGAATAATCGCCTTTTATTCCACTAAAAAATTGAGAATAAATATTTCGAGAGCAGGAGGTAAATCCAACTCTGGCTGCTCTGGATAGAAAAACCTACATCGTTTGAAATGTTTGCAGCCTTTCTTTTGCTTTTAAGACATAAACGCTCTCAGGAGAACGAGGATATAATCATTATActttattaattgattaaaacaaAGTACACCATAAAGGTTAGGATGGTAAGAATATCACAATTAAAAAAGGTCTCTTCGCTGGACTCATTATAAAATGGAGGTTGAACAGTTTCgaagtttttttcctgttaCATCTCTAACAGGATGAATCTGGTGCTGTCCACGGTGCtgaaatagataaatacatgATTTTCCATTATTTACTTCAACATGTAGGTTTacacatcaaatatttaaaaatccatTTTCATCACATTGTAACCAGAGACTTGACGGAGTTTCTTTTCACATATGTAGCCATAATAACCATGTTTGGAGCTGAAATGAAATAGTGTCTTCTTCTGAAACACAGCCACTCACCTCAACATTTCATTGCAGCAGGCCTCAGCATTCACGTGCATTACAAACAGCACAATTACACAGCAACTgcaatcacccccccccccccccctttggtAAATGTTATTGTCAGCTAGCAGCAAAAATCTTTAATTGTCTGACGTTTATCTGCTTCTTCAATCCATTGTGCAAAGAGCACAAACGAGGGTCATTTCGGAACTGAAATATTTTGCATGCAGAGCGAGGCACAAGATGCTGTAATACTTGACCTTTCAGCATAATTGTTGCAGGCATGAAATGCAGCATTCAGAGCAGGCTGAGTGGagtctcttctctcttcctccctcctatGAACAAATCACATTTTGTACTCCTCCTTTctttggctttgtttttttgggggttttttttagAGGAGAACTTCTCCAGGGCTGgataccattcatttttatttatatactacTACAACAGGGAAAGATTCCTCCATTCAAAGCCAGAAAACTTCAAAATGgatatttgacattttgacaggTCATTGGATCACTAACACAAGGACACATCATAGGAGAGAGACTGTTGTGaatgataaaagataaatagtgTTGCATTCCTTTCACCCGATTGTTTAAAAATTATCATTGAAAAGTCTGTAAAGATTTGGTCttttacaaaaatgtcaaagattcatatttttgtcaaatattttttcactATTTATCTTCTCCACATGGAACAACATTTGAGAACAGGTAGTTTGAAGGTTTCTGGAGAATGTAAGCTTCAATATTCTGCATTGAAATAAGTCATGGACACAATAAGACCACAACATTTAATTAACTTTTAGTTTAGTTGAACTGTGAGACTGTCTCTGCTGAACTTAAATCTGGTTTATGATGTAACTAATACTAAATATTAACTAATactaaatattaaataactaatattttatcatttaacagaaacacagatcTGTTTCTATCATTTCTCTTCTGTCGGATtctgaaatgacaaacatttgatttgtttgcgtgaatttgtttttaagcaGTTTGTCATCTGCAAAGAGTTTAACGTCACTGAAACATTGGCTAGTTAAGTTGCCGTGATTAGTTTAGTAGCTGTGGTTAGTTAAGTTGCCATGGTTAGTTTATTAGCTGTGGTTAGTTTAGCAGAAGTGGTTAGTTAAGTTGCTGTGGTTAGTTAAGTTGCTGTGGTTAGTTTAGTAACTATGGTTAGTTAAGTTGCTGTGGTTGGTTAGTTTAGTAGCTGTGGTTAGTTAAGTTGCTGTGGGTGGTTGGTTAGTTTAGTTGCTGTGGTTGGTTAGTTTAGTAGCTGTGGTTAGTTAAGTTGCTGTGGGTGGTTGGTTAGTTTAGTAGCTGTTGTTAGTTAAGTTGCTGTGGGTGGTTGGCTAGTTTAGTTGCTGTGGTTAGTTAAGTTGCTGTGGTTGGTTGGCTAGTTTAGTTGCTGTGGTTAGTTAAGTTGCTGTGGTTGGTTAGTTTAGTAGCTGTGGTTAGTTAAGTTGCTGTGGTTGGTTAGTTTAGTAGTTGTGGTTAGTTAAGTTGCTGTGGTTAGTTTAATAGCTGTGGTTAGTTAAGTTGCTGTGGTTGGTTAGTTTAGTAGCTGTGGTAGGTTTAGTACCTGTGGTTAGTTTAGTACCTGTGGTTAGTTAATTTGCTGTGGTTAGTTAGTTTAGTAGCTGTGGTTAGTTAAGTTGCTGTGGTTAGTTTAGTAGCTGTGGTTAGTTTAGTTGATGTGGTTAGTTTAGTTGCTGTGGTTAGTTAAGTTGCTGTGGTTAGTTAAGTTGCTGTGGTTAGTTTAGTAGCTGTGGTTAGTTAAGTTGCTGTGGTTAGTTTAGTAGCTGTGGTTAGTTAAGTTGCTGTGGTTAGTTTAGTAGCTGTGGTTAGTTTAGTTGCTGTGGTTAGTTTAGTAGCTGTGGTTAGTTAAGTTGCTGTGGTTAGTTTAGTAGCTGTGGTTAGTTTAGTTGCTGTGGTTAGTTTATGGCTGTGGTTAGTTTAGTAGTATAAAACCAATGAGTGCATCCTGGAAACTAAGAAAAAAACACCACCACATATCCATCAGTTGTAATCTCAACTTTATTTTAACTATAGCCTGAATAAATAGTGACAGTGAACCAGAAATATTTAGATATGAAGATGGTCTGATTAAATCATCAGTACTGTGATCTGCTCTCGTCCTgtcaaataatgaaatacttttCCTGACTGTACTCAACTCAACTGAAGCTCACACTGTTTTCATTCAGGTCCTCGTGTGTTTGATGAAAGTATTTGCTTTCATTTGAAAAGATTGAGCTTCTGATTGGAATAAGGATAAGAGTTACAAGTTTGAGTTTAAAATGTGGAGCAGACTTAGATTGAGCTTGTTGGACTGCATGGTTTAACATATAGAGACGGTCCTCAGAGGGATAGaaattcaagtgtgtgtgtgtgtgtgtgtgtgtgtgtgtgtgtgtgtgtgtgtgtgtgtgtgtgtgtgtgtgtgtgtgtgtgaaagagagagagagcaagagagagctCCAGTTAAACATGCCAATTAGGGGAGGGTGGTGTAAAGCGGACttgtcatgtgtgtgtacagtagcaGCAGGAGTCCTTTAGGAAGCAACGAGCCATCACTAACCCCGTTAACACTGAACCCTCCACACTGACCTCggtcctgctgctgcctccacaGACCTGCACCAACAACTGCTCCTTTTAATGTCCGGGGCTGTCTCTCTTTCAAAAGACGAGACCTGGAGTGAAGTTAAATTGATGTGCATGACATAAACACCAGAGTATCTAAATATCTGTTATATTAAaatgggtttttattttataagttAAGTTAATCATGAAAagtttttatgaaatattaGGAACAGTGATGGATAATAGGGTATTGATACTCATTCAAGTACAAATTTGAAATACTTACTTTCCCTTGAGTACTCCATTTTACTTTACTTACACATTACAGTCAAACCTATCATCTTAAAACACATTGTATTTTTACAGATAAAAGTATTTGCTTCCAAACACTTTATAAAGTAGTTAAATGTAGCTCAAAGTTGCTTCATCAACATCCTGTTTTATAACATATAGTTATAAATCTGCATATTGAGTTTTACTTTCAATATTTTCAACACTGACATTTTGAATGCAGgattttaacttgtttatttGTGGTATTgatacttttacttcagtaaatgACTTGAAAACTTACACCACACCGAGAAGAGAATATAAGAATACTACAGACATCTTGTGGGGTAAGACCCTGTCAAAGCATTAAAAATGTGTAGTTatacatattgtatattattctacatatatatatatatttagttttcttttttaagttgaTGCTGAAATAAGCAGATAATAAAACTTTATACATTTTCTAGTAAAGGGGGAAAACTTGAGAAAACCATCCTATATTCAAACCAGACCTCCAGTCAGTCCATTCTTCTGTGTGAGTGAATAGTGGGGTACGTCTCTTTGCAggcgtaaaaaaaaaattccttgaATGTTGCTACACAATAAGCAATCAAGATCCCAAAGCC contains:
- the nkx2.1 gene encoding homeobox protein Nkx-2.1, whose protein sequence is MSMSPKHTTPFSVSDILSPLEESYKKLSMENNNLGAPLTSYRQPQVSQAAMQQHHMGHNGTVSAAYHMTAAGVSQLSHTAMGGYCNGNLGNMGDLPSYQDGMRGSATATGWYGANPDPRFSTISRFMGSSSGMNMGSMGSLSSLADVGKGMGSLSSTPRRKRRVLFSQAQVYELERRFKQQKYLSAPEREHLASMIHLTPTQVKIWFQNHRYKMKRQAKDKVSQQQMQQDGGSCQQQQQQQSPRRVAVPVLVKDGKPCQGTGHTPTSSAQTHHQQGGNVMIMSNNTSSLGQHQGQQVGSTGHSPDLAPHSSSPPSLQGQVPGLSHLNSPGSEYGSALQCSALLYGRTW